The Salinibaculum sp. SYNS191 genome has a window encoding:
- a CDS encoding 2-oxoacid:acceptor oxidoreductase subunit alpha: MTQDTIAWRVSGGSGDGIDSTSRNYAKALMRSGLNIYTHRHYPSRIRGGHTYVEIRAGDEPVQSRGAGFDFLLCLGDSFARSEQEGAIYGNEELKPLTEQFDELHEGGIIVYDTGQFDEDDIAETELEERAEENNWHVYPVDLRGIAQEHGRAVMRNTAGLGVTAALLDQDVDMIEELIEENMSGDMRDANLEVLHSAYERALEFDESHDLVAPEGSHDEEHALLTGSDGIAYGALDAGCRFISGYPMTPWTDVFRIMSQKLPKYGGIAEQVEDEIASATLALGASHAGVKAMSGSAGGGFALMTEALGLAEMTETPVVYVEAMRAGPSTGLPTKTEQGDLEHVLYSSQGDSCRVVFAPANAEEAYEQSRQAFELAYDYHLPALVVYDQKLEGELRSVPVSHFDQEPAPDLGSTLTEEELRDAAHDASGKFERFQHSVEGAKEGVSPRSIPGQKGGRFLASGNESAPTGHISEDPVNRKNQMDRRLRKLTAIRGELDDGETNQTTAGPEDAEYGILTWGSTQDTVLEAVDQLNEEGHSVKAMGVSDLMPYPEAEVTEFLESVEECLVVEMNASAQFRGLTQKELGRFGDKMSSLLKYNGEPFRHNEIVEAFKDSIDGGQPAAQNVKFVPAAGD, encoded by the coding sequence ATGACACAAGACACAATCGCTTGGCGTGTTTCGGGTGGTTCCGGAGACGGTATCGACTCCACATCTCGGAACTACGCGAAGGCACTGATGCGGTCGGGACTGAACATCTACACGCACCGGCACTACCCCTCACGAATCCGCGGTGGGCACACGTACGTCGAGATTCGCGCCGGGGACGAGCCGGTGCAATCGCGCGGGGCTGGCTTCGACTTCCTCCTCTGTCTGGGGGACAGCTTCGCCCGCAGCGAACAGGAAGGTGCCATCTACGGCAACGAGGAGCTGAAACCGCTCACCGAGCAGTTCGACGAACTGCACGAGGGTGGCATCATCGTCTACGACACCGGCCAGTTCGACGAGGACGACATCGCCGAGACCGAACTGGAGGAGCGAGCCGAGGAGAACAACTGGCACGTATACCCGGTGGACCTCCGCGGCATCGCTCAGGAGCACGGGCGGGCCGTCATGCGCAACACGGCGGGACTGGGCGTCACCGCCGCGTTGCTCGACCAGGACGTGGACATGATAGAGGAACTCATCGAGGAGAACATGTCCGGCGACATGCGGGACGCCAACCTCGAAGTTCTTCACTCCGCGTACGAGCGCGCGCTCGAATTCGACGAGTCACACGACCTGGTCGCCCCGGAGGGCAGCCACGACGAGGAGCACGCACTGCTGACTGGCAGTGACGGCATCGCCTACGGTGCGCTGGACGCCGGCTGTCGGTTCATCTCGGGATATCCGATGACCCCGTGGACCGACGTGTTCCGCATCATGTCACAGAAGCTCCCCAAGTACGGGGGCATCGCCGAACAGGTAGAGGACGAAATCGCGTCCGCGACGCTCGCGCTGGGCGCGTCGCACGCGGGCGTGAAGGCCATGTCCGGGTCCGCAGGCGGCGGCTTCGCGCTGATGACGGAAGCGCTCGGCCTGGCGGAGATGACCGAGACGCCGGTCGTCTACGTCGAGGCCATGCGGGCAGGCCCGTCGACGGGGCTGCCGACGAAGACGGAGCAGGGCGACCTCGAACACGTCCTGTACTCCAGCCAGGGTGACTCCTGTCGGGTCGTCTTCGCCCCGGCCAACGCCGAAGAGGCCTACGAGCAGTCGCGACAGGCGTTCGAACTCGCCTACGACTACCACCTGCCAGCACTCGTCGTCTACGACCAGAAGCTGGAGGGCGAACTCCGGAGCGTGCCCGTGAGCCACTTCGACCAGGAGCCCGCGCCGGACCTCGGGTCGACGCTGACCGAGGAGGAACTCCGCGATGCTGCCCACGACGCGTCGGGCAAGTTCGAGCGGTTCCAGCACTCCGTCGAGGGTGCCAAAGAGGGCGTCAGCCCGCGGTCGATTCCCGGCCAGAAGGGCGGGCGCTTCCTCGCCAGCGGGAACGAGTCCGCACCGACGGGCCACATCAGCGAGGACCCCGTCAACCGGAAGAACCAGATGGACCGTCGCCTGCGGAAACTCACCGCTATCCGCGGCGAACTCGACGACGGCGAGACGAACCAGACGACGGCTGGCCCAGAGGACGCCGAGTACGGCATCCTGACGTGGGGCAGTACGCAGGACACAGTCCTCGAAGCCGTCGACCAGCTCAACGAGGAGGGTCACTCCGTGAAGGCGATGGGCGTCAGCGACCTGATGCCCTACCCCGAGGCGGAGGTCACCGAGTTCCTGGAGAGCGTCGAGGAGTGCCTCGTCGTCGAGATGAACGCCAGCGCGCAGTTCCGCGGGCTCACCCAGAAGGAACTGGGCCGGTTCGGTGACAAGATGTCCAGCCTCCTGAAGTACAACGGCGAACCGTTCCGCCACAACGAAATCGTCGAGGCGTTCAAGGACAGCATCGACGGCGGCCAGCCGGCCGCGCAGAACGTGAAGTTCGTCCCAGCGGCAGGTGACTGA